Genomic segment of Phormidium ambiguum IAM M-71:
GAATCGCTGTTTTTAAAATTAAGGCAAACACACTTCCTTTACCTGTTTGTACTGGTGCTGTTGTTAGTTTTAGCCCAATTATATCTGGTTGATTTAGATCAACAAACAATTTTTTTAAATTATTAGAGTCACCACAAATTAACGCCTTACCAACTTCCATGTCAGTTAATTGCTGTGCGATTTTCCATTTTTCTTGCCAAAATCCTTTGTAAAGATAGGTTGGGAGAATTCGCTCGTATGAACGAACGACAATTTTGTATTGACTCCCCAAGGTAACTGGTAAACCTAATTCATCATCAATTTCCCAACTGTCTACTGATTGGTTGATTAAATCAAGGGGCAAAAATATTTCAATTGTTAGTTTTGAGGATGAATATTTAGCACTTTGCGCTAGGAAAATTTTTAGTAATTCGGGAATTTCATCAAAAAGCAGTGCTTCCCGAAAAGATTCTGGTTTGGAAAGTTGTTCCCCAGTTGAACGACTTTGAGTACGATCGTCAGTAATCAGCCAAGCATCTACAAAATAACGATTGGCTTGATTAGAATTACTAATTGAATTCTGTTCGCTGCGCCGAATTACTACCATCAAATAAGGTTCGTCACTACTTGATTTTATCCCCAAAGTTTGCTGGACTTCATTCAATAATTGAGGAAAATCTTGAATGTTCTGTTCTCCCCAGATTTTTAAGTTTTGGGAAACTGATTGAGAGAGGGTAGAATCTGCTACCAAGTAAGCCAAAAATTGTTCTGTTTTGGTATATTTTGACTTTCCTGGTGGCATGGTGTTTAACTGAGTTAAAATTTCCTCTAATGTATCAGGTATTGGATAAGGCCAATCAGGAGGAGAACAAGCTTGATATGCCTTTTTAATTAATAAAAGTTCTAGATTTAAGGGAGTTAATAAAGTGAGAAAAGCTTTAAGGTCATTTTGTTTAAGTGGTTGTGGTTGTTTGTCTTCGTAAAGGGCTTCAAATATGGCGGCTTCTCCAATGCCTTTTAAATAGCGATCGCCATGATAGTGAAGTAAGATTTCATCAATATGGGCATCACGGACAAAGGTAGCTGTAGCTTCTGAGAGTAAGATTTGTCCACCACTGGCAAGTGCTGCGACACGGGCGGCATAATCAACTTCCTGTCCAATAAAATTATTGCCGTCAGGTAAGGGACAACCCGTGTGCATTCCAATTGTGAGTTGCAATGAACCCAGCGGTGTAGGAATTGCTACTTCGGCATGGTTTTTTTGGATGGCAATTGCCCAAAGTAGCGCTTGAATTGGGTTTGGAAACACCAGAAAGAAAGCATCACCGATCGTTTCTACTTTACGTCCGCCATAATTAGCTAAGGTATTCTCTACTCGTTCTCTGTGGGGGAAGAGTATGGTATCGCGGTAAATTTCGTTGCGTGCGGTGATATCGCTACCTGGAAGATGGTTTTTGAGGGCAGTGGAGTTTACCAAGTCGGTAAAAACCATTGTTACCATTTCATTCATGGCAACTCTTTTTTGTTTTAAAGATATGTTTTCTAGAATATCTGGATCGGCAGTTAATTGAGAATGCGATCGTTATCTTTGTTTCTTCCCTGCTGCCGTCTTTCGGAAAAATGACGAATTAACAACTTTTCTAATGTAAGTATTACTACATTAAATTGTGAATTTGTCTATTGATTGTACTAGGAATAATAAATACAAGCTCAACCAAATTAAGTGGTTGAGCATTAACTGTTAGAGGACTTTTGAGCGTATCCCGGCGATCGGCAAACATAGCAGCTTTGTGGAATTAGAAACATAAGCTCTTTGCCGGAAAACATCGTAGTTATTCCGTTCGATCGCATTTAAGATTCTTTGATATAACATCAAAGCTGCCCAAATTGGCCAACGAGAATCAGTACTCAGGGCGCGAATGCCCTTTTCTGCTAATACAAAATACTTGCGTGCCCGTTGAATTTGGAAACGCATTAATTCCCGCCAGCGATCGTCAACTACGCCGTTAAATAAATCGGCTTCGGTGTAATTAAACAAAGCCAATTCTTCTAAGGGTAGGTAGATGCGTCCGCGACGGGCATCTTCTCCCACATCGCGGAGAATGTTAGTTAATTGGTTAGCTATTCCTAATGCGATCGCTTCTTCTGTAGGAATATAAACTTCTCGATCTTGATTCCAAGGGGCAGTGTAATTGGTTGTATCAACACCGATGACAGCAGTAGACATTAACCCAACTGTACCAGCGACCCGATAACAGTAAAGATTTAGTTCTTCAAAAGTCTCATATCGATTGCGATATAAGTCCATTCGTTGACCTGCAATCATATCCCGAAATGGTTGAATGTCCATCGGGTAACGTTGCAGCGTATCAACTAAAGCGACATCTTGATCGTCTTGGGGAACGCCAGCGAATACGGATTCTAGCTGTTGTTCCCAGCGATCGAGAGTTTCGTCGGTGGTGTTGACTGATTGGGGGCCATCTACGAGTTCATCTGTCCGACGGCACCAAGCGTAAATAGCCCAAATTGCCCGACGCTTGGCCTCCGGCATTAGTAATGCGCCTAAATAAAACGTCTTGGCGTATTTAGCTGTAATTTGACGACAGAGTTCGTAGGATTGCTCCAAAGAGGCCAGCGTTCTCATGCGAGGGTAATTAGACAGTTGCAGCATTGGTCGCAGGCTGGGAGGTGATTGGGGTTGTGTTTACCTTTTTTGCTGTTTGCGGGTGTGCTTCAGCGATCGCCTGCGCTGTCAGCTTACCAGAAAGTACGGCACCTTCCATACTGCCTAAATAACGTTGCATGGTATAACTACCTGCAAGATAAAAATTACTAATAGGAGTAGTTTGGGTAGGACGGTGTTGTTGACGGCCTGGAATTGCTTTGTAGACTGAACGCGGCGTTTTTACAATGTGATATTTCAGCAATTTAGCTGGCTTATCATTATCAAAGTGGTGCGGGAAGAGTTTTTTCAACTCTGCCATTGTCGCAGCCACGATGTCTTCTTCAGAGCGATCGATCCAATCTTTCGCGGGTGCTAAAACAAGTTCTAGCATCGAGCGATCGGGATTGGCGTATTCCCGGCAAGTGTTACTCATGTCCGCATAGACGCTGAGTAAATCGGAACGGGAAAATAGCAGTTGATCGATGTCTGTGAGTTTGCGATCGAACCACAAGTGTAAATTAATTACAGGCACACCTTCCAAACCTTCCAGCTTTTGGAAAAATTCCATCTGCTGCCAAGGTTTAGGCAACATCACTTTTACCACATCCACAGACATTGCGGAAACGTAAACATCAGCGGTCAAAATTTCATCTGGTGCGCCGTTGAGTCCACGAATCACAAAATGCTTCACCGTGCCATCTTCGTTGAGGACAATTTCCTTAAGCGGTGAGTTAATCCGAACTTCGCCGCCACGTTCGGTAATATAGTCCGCTAAAGGCTGACACATCCGCTCGGTAGGTGAACCATCCAAAAAGGCGATTTTCGAGCCGTAACGCTCTTGCAGGAAGCGATTAAGCGCCGTTAATGGAATAGTTGCGGATACTTCATCGGGATTAATGAAGGTGAGAGCTTTGGAAGCAGCGATAAAGATATCGGTGTTTACTTTTTCATCTACACCTTGTCTTCTCAGCCATTCCAAAAGCGAGTATTTGTCCATTTCCTCGACGTACTTTTGTCCCCGAACTACTGCTGGAAGTAGTCCGACGGCAAAACGAATTTTCTGCTCCCAAGTGAGCATATCGTTGTTCCGCAGAATGGACAAAATTACGTTGATTGGTGCGGGAAGATCTGGAACATCAAAACGGGAATAGGTTCCAGGTTTTTCTGGTTGATTGAAAATTAGTGTATGCTCTTTCCACTGGAGCCGATCTTCGATGTCCAATTCCTTGAACAGTTGAAGCATATTGGGATAGGCTCCGAAGAAAGCGTGCAATCCAGTTTCGTACCAGTCGCCGTCTTTGTCTTTCCATGCAGCCACTAATCCTCCTAGTACGTCTCGGCTTTCTAGGACGATCGGGGTGTGACCGACATCTGTGAGATATTTAGCGCAGGAAAGTCCTGCTAGACCTGCTCCAGCGATCGCAACTCGCATTGATATGGTTTTACCCTTAATTTTGCTTGCGTCTTTATCGGTCTCATTATACTTTACAGTCCGTTACATTTTGCAAAAATTGTGGCGATCGGGGATTGGGGACTGGGGACTGGGATTTTTTATCTGATTAATCAGCTTTTCTTAAAATTAGGACAAAGCAATTTATTTTTCAATTATGAAATCCATTGCTTGTTGAATTATTTCATCTTGATTAACTAGTTGCCTAATTTTTATCTAGACGGACGAACAACTCGAATTAATTTACCTCTCAAGTCTTCTTCTCTAGAAATAGCTTCATTAATGCGAGTTGCCATTCTTTCCCGATCGTGATCGTCTGTGCAAGCAATTATGCCAAAATGTTCAGGTTGAAAGCGATGAAGTCGGAAGAAATCTTCTCTATTTAAAGTCAAAACTGCCCGTTCCTCACTTACAGCAAATGCCAAAACTTCTTCATCAGGAATCTTCAGATTTGCCTTTCCTGCTTCCTGTACTGTAAGAACGTCGTGACCTAAATC
This window contains:
- the pds gene encoding 15-cis-phytoene desaturase, producing MRVAIAGAGLAGLSCAKYLTDVGHTPIVLESRDVLGGLVAAWKDKDGDWYETGLHAFFGAYPNMLQLFKELDIEDRLQWKEHTLIFNQPEKPGTYSRFDVPDLPAPINVILSILRNNDMLTWEQKIRFAVGLLPAVVRGQKYVEEMDKYSLLEWLRRQGVDEKVNTDIFIAASKALTFINPDEVSATIPLTALNRFLQERYGSKIAFLDGSPTERMCQPLADYITERGGEVRINSPLKEIVLNEDGTVKHFVIRGLNGAPDEILTADVYVSAMSVDVVKVMLPKPWQQMEFFQKLEGLEGVPVINLHLWFDRKLTDIDQLLFSRSDLLSVYADMSNTCREYANPDRSMLELVLAPAKDWIDRSEEDIVAATMAELKKLFPHHFDNDKPAKLLKYHIVKTPRSVYKAIPGRQQHRPTQTTPISNFYLAGSYTMQRYLGSMEGAVLSGKLTAQAIAEAHPQTAKKVNTTPITSQPATNAATV
- a CDS encoding DUF5615 family PIN-like protein; the protein is MARFYADEQFPKRVVELLRDLGHDVLTVQEAGKANLKIPDEEVLAFAVSEERAVLTLNREDFFRLHRFQPEHFGIIACTDDHDRERMATRINEAISREEDLRGKLIRVVRPSR
- the crtB gene encoding 15-cis-phytoene synthase CrtB, with the translated sequence MLQLSNYPRMRTLASLEQSYELCRQITAKYAKTFYLGALLMPEAKRRAIWAIYAWCRRTDELVDGPQSVNTTDETLDRWEQQLESVFAGVPQDDQDVALVDTLQRYPMDIQPFRDMIAGQRMDLYRNRYETFEELNLYCYRVAGTVGLMSTAVIGVDTTNYTAPWNQDREVYIPTEEAIALGIANQLTNILRDVGEDARRGRIYLPLEELALFNYTEADLFNGVVDDRWRELMRFQIQRARKYFVLAEKGIRALSTDSRWPIWAALMLYQRILNAIERNNYDVFRQRAYVSNSTKLLCLPIAGIRSKVL
- a CDS encoding adenylate/guanylate cyclase domain-containing protein — its product is MNEMVTMVFTDLVNSTALKNHLPGSDITARNEIYRDTILFPHRERVENTLANYGGRKVETIGDAFFLVFPNPIQALLWAIAIQKNHAEVAIPTPLGSLQLTIGMHTGCPLPDGNNFIGQEVDYAARVAALASGGQILLSEATATFVRDAHIDEILLHYHGDRYLKGIGEAAIFEALYEDKQPQPLKQNDLKAFLTLLTPLNLELLLIKKAYQACSPPDWPYPIPDTLEEILTQLNTMPPGKSKYTKTEQFLAYLVADSTLSQSVSQNLKIWGEQNIQDFPQLLNEVQQTLGIKSSSDEPYLMVVIRRSEQNSISNSNQANRYFVDAWLITDDRTQSRSTGEQLSKPESFREALLFDEIPELLKIFLAQSAKYSSSKLTIEIFLPLDLINQSVDSWEIDDELGLPVTLGSQYKIVVRSYERILPTYLYKGFWQEKWKIAQQLTDMEVGKALICGDSNNLKKLFVDLNQPDIIGLKLTTAPVQTGKGSVFALILKTAIPVALWLRQNLANNCDEKIDGLLQCCIDQLPENVKMKRLDAILEPPDTHIGHHLSLLWENPDRLPPNIDYSM